A window of Lysobacter sp. TY2-98 genomic DNA:
GCGCGATCACCTGCAGCGCACGCCGCAACCAGCGCGCCGTGGCCGGGTGGAAGTACGCGCCGGGTGCAGCGTCCGTATCCGCGAATTTCCCGAAGACCACCGACGTCAGCACACCCTGTGCGTCGACGTGATACGACGGTGCCGGTGCGAGTCCGGCATCGACCAGTGAAGCCAGCGTCGCTTCGCTGATGCCGCACGTGGCGGCGAATTGTCGCGACGTGCGGTAGTGCGCTGCGAGGTAGCGCGCGACCGACATGTCGATCACTTCGCGCGTTGGCTCATCGCGACGCTGCCAAGGATCAACGTGGCGGCGATCACCATGCGCAGCGTCGGCGCCTCGCCCAGCAACATCCACGCCCATGCCACGCCGAACAGCGGCACGAGATAGGTCACCGTCGACGCACGGCCCGCACCGATGCGCGCGATCAGCCGGTAATACATGACGAACGCGATGCCGGTGCACATCACGCCGAGCAGGGCGACCGACAGCCACGCATGCGCGGACGGCATCGTCGCCGGCCACTGCGCGATGCCGAACGGCAGCACGAGGATCGCGCTGCACAGCAGCGTGGCCGGCGCCACGGCGGTGGCGGGCAAACCGGTGAGATGGCGGCGCACGAGATTGATGCCGATGCCGTAGAGCAGCGCCGCGGCGGAACCTGCCATCACCGCGGGCCCGATGTCGGCGCCCGCGATGCGACCGCTCGCCAGCACGACCACGCCACCGAAACCCACTCCCAGCGTGACGCTGCGCGCGAGGCCGATCTTCTCGCCGAAGAACAGCGCACCGACGAGTGCAGTGAACAGCACGGTCATCGCATTGCAGATCGCGCCGACGCCCGCCGGCGCGCGTTCGGCGCCCCAGGCGAACAGCAGGAATGGAATCGCCGAATTGATCGCACCGATCACCGCGAGCTTGGGCCACAGGCGCAGCGGAAACGACGCGCGCGCCTTCCACAGGAACGGCAGCAGCACCAGCGCACCGAGCGCGAGGCGCAGTTCAACCAGCGCCGCCGGCCCGAACTCCGGCGCAGCGACGCGCATGAAGAGGAACGACGCGCCCCAGATCGCACCCAGCACGCCGATCTCTACGGGCGTGGCCCAGCGGGCGGTAGTCGACGGGGCGATCGGTGCATCGCAAGCATTCACGGCCATGGTCATCCTCCGGAAGACGCAGGCTCGGCCGGGCGCGCGATCGACGCTATCCGCATCATGCGCACCGTCGGCCATGAGCCAATTTGGTGTCGGGACCCATTGTCCGCACCGCCCGAGCCTGCACAAGCGCATACTTTCGCGGTCCGACACAAATCTGGCTTGAGGCTGCGATGAGCACCCGCGCGGAATGGCTTTCGGCGCTCGCCGCCTTCGAATCGGCGGCGCGCCACCAGAACTTCGCCCACGCCGGTGAGGAGCTGCACCTCACCGCCAGCGCGGTCAGCCACCACGTGCGCAAGCTGGAATCGCGGCTCGGCCTGCCGCTGTTCCAGCGTCATGCGCGCGGGGTCGCGCTGACCGCCGCGGGTCGCCAGCTCGCGGACGCCGCGAGCAGCTCACTGGCCGATCTCGAAGACGTGCTGCGCGCGCTCAAGGCCTCGAGCGAAGACCGCGATGTCGTGCGCATCGCCACCCTGCACTCCTTCACCTGTGCCTGGCTGATGCCCCGCCTGCCTCGCTTCGCGGCCGCGCATCCGGGCGTCCGCCTCAGCATCGAAACCGGCTTCGCCCTCGCCCGCTTCGATGACAGCGGCCCCGACCTCGCGATCCGCCACGGCGGCGGCGAGTGGCCCGGTACGCAGGCGACGCGGCTGCTCGACGAACATCTCTTCCCGGTCGCCGCACCGACGATGCCCGGACTGGCCGACACGAAGACCGCGCGCGACGTCGCCCGCCTCCCGCTGGTGGCCGACAACGCGCGTCAGGGCTGGCATGACTGGTTTCGCGCCGCGAAGGTGCTCGGCGTGACGCCGGACGAACGCTTCCGCTTCACCGATTCCACCGGTGCACTCGAAGCCGCGGCGACCGGCCTGGGCGCCGTGCTCGCGCGCGAGCACATCGTCGCGCCCTACCTCGCCAGCGAGCGTCTCGTGCGACTGCCCGGGCCCTCGCTCACTGCGCGCTGGTCGTACTACATCGCGGTGCCGACACACCGCCGCCTGCGTCCGGCCGCGCAGACCTTCGTCGACTGGGTGGTCGAGGAAGCACGCGCGCAAGTTGCATAGCGCGAATGTGCGGAGACAGGCCGCGTTCCGGCGTCGTTTCGAAGACGAAGCGACGCGATAATGACGCGATGTCGCCCCCCGAAACCCGCCGCGCGTTCCTGCAGATCCACGTCTGCGTCGCCCTCTGGGGCTTCACCGCGATCCTCGGCAAGCTGATCAGCCTGCGCGCGCTGCCGCTGGTGTGGTGGCGCATGCTGTTCGTCGTCGCGGTGCTCGCCTGCGTGCCGCGCGTGTGGCGTGGGCTGCGCGCCATGCCGATGCGGCTCATCGCCGCGTATTCCGGCATCGGCGCCCTGGTCGCCCTGCACTGGCTGACGTTCTACGGCTCGATCAAGTTGTCGAACGCCTCCGTCGGTGCGACCTGCATCGCGCTTGGCACGGTGTTCACCGCGATGGCGGAGCCGTGGCTGGCGAAGACACGATTCCAGCCCCGCGACTTCCTGCTCGGCGTCGCGGTGCTCCCGGGGGTTGCGCTCGTCGTCGGCGGCATTCCGCATGGCATGCGCGCGGGCGTTGCGGTCGGCACGCTGTCGGCGATCTTCGTCGCGCTGTTCGGCTCGCTCAACAAGCGCCTGGTCGAACATGGCGACGCACTGACCGTCACCGCGATCGAACTGGGCGCCGGTGTGCTCACGCTCACGCTGCTGTCGCCGCTGATGGCGATGGCGGCACCGGGCGAAGCGCTGACGCTCGCGCTGCCCTCGCTGCGCGACACCGGCCTGCTGCTCCTGCTCTCGATCGGCTGCACGCTGGTGCCGTACGCGCTGTCGCTGGTCGCGCTGCGTCACATGAGCGCGTTCGCGGCGCAGCTCGCGGTGAACCTCGAACCCGTCTACGCGATCGTGCTCGCCATCCTGCTGCTCGGTGAGCAACGCGAACTCAGCCTCGCGTTCTACGGTGGCGTCGCGATCATCCTTGGCGCGGTGCTCGCGTATCCGCTGCTGCACCGGCTGCGCCGCATCGAGCATCCGGAGATGCTGGCGGCATCGGAGTCGAAGGGCATGGTCGACTGACTGTTATTTCGACGCACGCTTGCGCCCCGGGCCTTTCGCGTCGCCATCGCGATCGAACGCCGGCGGGTAGTAGAAGTTGAGCGTGCGCAGCAGGCGGTCGCCCGTATTGCGCACCTCGTGGCGCTCGCCCTTCTCGATCACGATCAACCGGCCGGGTTCGAGTTTGACGCGACGCTTGCGTCCGTCGACTTCGACCGTCGCCACGCCGTGGCCGTCGACGACGTAGAGCCACTGGTCCGCACCGCGATGGTCATTGTCGTCGCCGCCTTCAGCGTCACCGGGTGGAATGACCATCTCCGCGCACTGCGCCTTGCGCACTTCGAACGCGACGCGGAAGCCCTCGCCGAACCTGAGTTTCTTGGTGTGCATCGCCGCCTCCTGCACGCAGGCTGGCACCGCCCACGTCGAGGTCCGGTCAGGCCCAAAAAGACGAAGGCGCCGCGGGTGGCGACGCCTTCTGCTCAACACGAGGGGCTGCGCGCGGTCAGGTCGGCGCGTGTTCCGACTGGTCGAACGTCATGTAGCAGATGTTGAGCTTGTTGCCGTCGAGGTCGCGGAAGTAGGCCGCGTAGAAGCCCGGGAACCGCTCGCCCGGCGCGCCCTCGTCTGTGCCGCCGAGTTCAATCGCCTTCGCGTACACGGCATCCACCTGCGCGCGATCCTTCGCTTCCAGCGCAACCATCGTGCCGTTGCCGACGGACGCGGCCTTCTTGTCGAACGGCACGGTGACGCCCAGGCCCGCACCCGGACCACCATTGCCGTAGGCGATGAAGTAGCCGGGCTGCTCCATCTCGCGCTTGCCGCCGATGAGGGCCAGCAGCGCGTCGTAGAACGCGGCGGCGCGCGGCAGGTCATTCGTGCCAAGGGTGGTGTAGGCGATCATCGATGGTGTCCGGAGTCGGAGTCGGGCCGGGATGCTAACCAATTCACACGATCGTGATGCCGCCGTCCGCCGGCGCAGACAGCGAAGCGACGTTGCGTCTATGCTCGCCGCGATCGACAGGGGGACGCCATGAACGCCAATACCCAGCACGACATCGCCAAGCTGCTGCTGCGCATCACGCTCGGCGTGCTCATCCTGTTCCACGGCCTAGCCAAGCTCAACGGCGGCATGGGCGGCATCGTCCACATGGTGGAGGCGCACGGCCTGCCCGGCGCGCTCGGCTACGGCGTGCTGCTGGGCGAAGTGATCGGCCCGCTGATGCTCATCGCGGGCTTCCACGCGCGCATCGGCGCGGTGCTGGTCTTCATCAACATGGTCGTGGCCGTTCTGCTCGTGCACATGGGCCAGATCGGCGCGTTCAACGACCAGGGCGGCTGGGCGCTGGAGCTGCAGGCGATGTACATGGCGTCGGCGCTGGCGCTCGCGCTGCTCGGCCCGGGCCGTTTCAGCGTCAACGAGCGTTGATCCGGATGCAGGTCGTCGACTTCGAACTCGAAGGTGATTTCGTCGAGCTCAACCAGCTGCTGAAACTGGTCGGCCTGTGCGACAGCGGCGGCGCGGGCAAGCAGCTCGTCGCGAGTGGTGCCGTCAACGTCGACGGCACCGTGGAGCTGCGCAAGACCGCGAAGATCCGCGCCGGCCAGGTCGTGCGCGTGGGCCACGTCGAAATCCACGTGGCCTGAAACTCAGCGCAACATCGGCGCCAGTGGGCGCCAGACGTGGTCGAGCAGGCGCGGCTGCACCGCCGCGGTCGGATGCAGGTTGTCGCGCTGGAATGCGGCGCGGTCGAGCATGATCGGCTCGAGGAAGAACGGCAGCAGCGTGACGCCGTTCGTACGGGCCACCGTCGCGTACGCGTTCGCGAAGCCCTCGGTATAGGCACGACCGAGGTTCGGCGGCATGCGCGTGCCGATCACCAGCACCTTCGCGCCCGACGCCTTCGACAGCTTCACCATGCGATCGAGGTTGGCCTGCATGTCGCGCACCGGCAGGCCGCGCAGGCCGTCGTTCGCACCGAGTTCGATCACGACCACGCCGGGCTTGGCACGCGCGAGCGCCGCAGGCAGTCGCGAAAGGCCGCCGGCCGTCGTCTCGCCGCTCACGCTGGCGTTGACCACCGCCCAGCGTGCGTTCGTCGACTTCAGCCGCTGGTCCAGCAGCGATACCCAGCCCTGGCGTACGTCGATGCCGTACCCCGCCGACAGTGAGTCGCCCATCACCAGCACGGTCTTCGTCGTTGCCGGCGCGCGCACGGGCGCCTTGGCCTGCACGGGCGCAACCAGTGCCATCGCGACCAGAAGTACCACCCACCAAAGACCCTGTTGAATGCGCGCGCTCACGCCGTCATATGCCAGTTTCATGCAGTCCTCCGGCCGGACGCCCGGCCCCTCTGGAGACATGATGCTCGACGCCACCGTGAACCCCACCGGAAGCCGCACGTCCAACGTGCCTTCCGCACTCGTCGCCGAGGGCCTCGGCAAGCACGTGCCCCTGCCCTCCGGCGACCTGGTGATCCTCCGCGACGTCGGCTTCGCGATCGCACCCGGCGAGGCGGTGGCGATCGTCGGCGCCTCGGGCTCGGGCAAGAGCACCCTGCTCTCCCTGCTGGCCGGGCTGGACGTCCCGTCGAACGGCCGGGTGATGCTCGACGGCGCGGCGCTGTCCACGCTCGACGAGGACGGCCGCGCGCGCGTCCGTGGCGAGAAGGTCGGCTTCGTGTTCCAGAACTTCCAGCTGCTGCCATCGCTCACCGCACTGGAGAACGTGATGCTGCCGCTGGAGCTGCGCGGCGATGCGCAGGCCGAACCACCTGCCCGCGCCATCCTTCAGCGCGTCGGGCTGGGCGAACGCCTGGGTCACTACCCGCGTCAGCTCTCCGGCGGTGAACAACAGCGCGTCGCGCTTGCGCGTGCATTCGTCACCCGTCCCGGCCTGCTGTTCGCCGATGAACCCACCGGCAACCTCGACACGCGCACTGGCGCCGCCATCATCGACCTGCTGTTCGAGCTCAACGCGCAGGCCGGCACGACGCTGGTGCTGGTGACGCACGACGACGCGCTGGCCGCGCGCTGCAGCCGTCGCCTGCGCCTCGACGCCGGCCGCCTCGTCGACGACTCGGCGACCGCCTGATGCCGACCGCGCTCGTTCTCGCCTGGCGCCAGCTCCGCCGCGACCTGCGCGCGGGCGAAGTGCGCATCCTCCTCGCCGCGATCGTGCTCGCAGTGTTGGCCGTGACCGCCGTCGGCTTCGTCACCGATCGGGCGGATCGTGCGCTCGCGATCGAAGCGAACCGCCTTGTCGGCGGCGACGCGGTGCTGCGCGGCGATGATCCGCCATCAGCGCGGCAGCGCGCTGCGTCCCGCGCCGGGGGACTGCGCTCCACCGAGACCCGCGAACTCACGACCATGGCGTCCGTCGGCGAGGGTGACGCACAGCGGCTCAAACTCGCCGACCTGCGCGCGCTCGGCGACGGCTTTCCGCTGCGCGGCAACTTCCGTCTCGTCGATGCGAAGGGACGCGAATCCACGGCGACGCACGGCCCCGCGGCGGGCACGGCGTGGATCACCCGCAACGGCGCGCAGGCGCTGGACGCGAAACTCGGCGACATCGTCACGCTCGGCGATGCGCAATTTCCGATCGCCGCGATCGTGGCGCAGGAGCCCGATGCGTCGACGGACCTGTTCAACATCGCGCCGCGCGTGCTGATCCCGCTGGGCGACCTCGCACGGACCGGCTTGGTACAGCCCGGAAGCCGCGTCGCCTACAAGCTCATCGTTGCCGGCGACGCCGGTGCGGTCGAACGCTTCACCGCAGTCGCCAAGTCTTCGCAACTGCGCGGACAGCGCCTCGACACCATCGGCAGCGCGCGTCCCGAGGTGCGATCGGCATTGGACCGTGCGGGCCGCTTCCTGGGTCTCGCAGCGATGGTGTCGGTGATGCTCGCTGCGGTCGCGGTCGCGATGGCCGCACGCCGACACAGCGAACGGCATCGCGCGGGTGCCGCGGTGATGCGCGCATTGGGCGCGACGCAGCGACGGATCGTAGCGATCCACGTCGGCGAATTACTGCTGCTCGGCCTGGGTGCGAGCCTGATCGGTGTCGTGCTCGCGTTCGCGATGCAGTGGGGTGTCGGCATCTGGCTCGCGCAGAAGCTCGCGATCTCCATTCCGCCGGCGAGTTTCATGCCGGCGCTGCAGGGCCTGATGCTCGGTCTGGTCGTGCTGATCGCATTCGGTGCACCGCCCGTGCTCGCACTGCGTCGCGTGTCCGCGCTGCGTGTGCTGCGTCGTGACCTCGACGCGGTCGAGCCGAGTGCCTGGCTGGTGGGCGCACTGGGTCTGGCGGCGCTGGGTGGCCTGCTGTGGTGGAAAGCAGGTTCGGCGACGTTGGGGGTCGCGATGCTGGTCGGTGTCGTTGCGACGCTGGCGGTGCTGGCCCTGCTGGCGGCCCTTCTGATTGTCGCCGTGCGCGCACTGCGGACGCGCCTGCGCGGCCCGCTCCGTTACGGCCTCGCGAATGTCAGTCGACGTGCCGGCGCCAGCGTCGCGCAGGTGTGCGCGCTCGGGCTCGGGCTGATGGCGTTGCTGCTGCTCACGTTCGTGCGCACCGACCTGCTCGATCGCTGGCAGCAGTCGCTGTCGGCGGATGTGCCCAACCGTTTCATCATCAACGTGCAGCCCGAACAGGTCGGCGACGTGCGCGCTTTCATTCGCGGCGAAGGCCTGGAAGCGCCGGTGCTGTTCCCGATGATCCGCGCGCATCTCGTCAGCCGGAACGGCACGCCTGTCGATCCGAAGACGTATGCCGACGAGGACGCACGACGATTCGCCGAACGCGAATTCAATCTCTCGGTCGCCGACAAGCCCGAGGCGAGCAACCGCATCGTCGCCGGGCACTGGTGGACGGGGGTGCCGCGCGCGCCTGAGCTGTCGGTCGAAAAGCGCTTCGCCGACCGTCTCGGCTGGAAAGTCGGCGACCGCGTCGGCTTCGACGTCGCGGGACAGCCGTTCGAGGCGCGCATCACTTCACTGCGCGAAGTCGACTGGGAAAGTTTCAAACCCAACTTCTTCGTCGTCGCCTCGCCGCATGCGCTCGATGGCTATTCGGCGAGCTGGATCACCGCCGTGCGCGTGCCGGCATCCCAGCCGCGCTTCACCGCGCGCATCGTCGACCGCTTCCCCAACCTCACCGTGATCGACGTCGACGCCGTGCTCGCGCAGGTGCGCGCCACTGGCGACCAGGTGTCGACCGTGGTGCAGGTGGTCTTCTGGTTCTCGCTCGCTGCGGGGGTTTTGGTGCTGATGGCGGCAGTGACGGCGAGCCAGGACGAACGCCTGCTCGAAGGCGGCGTGATGCGCGTGCTCGGCGCAAAGCGCGGTCAGCTGCGGCTCGCGCAGGCATCGGAGTTCGTCGCGATCGGCCTGCTGTCGGGACTCGTCGCCGCGGTCGCGGCCTCGGTGCTGTCCGGCGTCGTCGCCACGCGCGTATTCGACCTGCCGTGGCATTTCGATCCCACGCCCGCCATCGCCGGCGCGTTGATCGGCACCATCGCTGCACTCATCGCCGGCCTGTGGGCGACCCGCCGCGTGCTGGATGCACCGCCGTCGACGACGTTGCGGGAGTTGCAGGCCTGAGGTCGATTGACCCGCCTTCTCCCGGCCGCTAGCGTGGCGGCAGATCGTTTCGGGAAACAGGGAATGTTCCGGATGCCATCGGGCCGCGTCACGGCGACGCCCCGCTTCTCCCCAGCGATTTCTTTCGCGATCGACCCGGTCGCACAGGTGGCGGTCAGGCGCGACGCGCCCCTTGTTGCGAGGGTGCCGACCTCCGGGATTACCGCAATCCGTTTCCCGACGGCGAAGCGCCTGTGCTCCCCCGCGACGGGGATCGCAGCATGAGGTCGCTCCCGCAACTTCTCGCCTGCGCGCCCTTTCTTCTTGCCTCAGGATGCCTGCCTGTGCACGACGCGAATTCGTCCAACCTGCCGGTCGTCACCGCAGCAAACGGCCAGCACTTCCGCAACCACACGTTCGGCGCGTACTGCTACGACACCCGCAGCTGCAGCGTGACGTATGCCGGCATGGAACACGTCGTACCGAGCGAACGCGCCGCGACGCAGGCGTTCACGGGCGACGCCGACATCAAAGGCTGGGAAGCGAACGCGATCATCGACAGGACGTTCGGCGGCCCCGTCATCGTGCGCTGGACGTCGAAGGACGGCACGCCGCTCGAAACGACGGTCGATCTCGATCGCGTCTTCCCCGACCACAGCATCCTTCATCGGGTTCCTGCCGATCAGATTCCCCGGAACGCCGTCATCGGCGACCCGGGAATCATCGTGGTCGTCGACGACCGTACTGTCGCCGTCTACATGAAGGCGTTCGTCCCGACACGCGAGCCGCAGGTCGCGGGCAACCCTCACAGCAGTTTCCGTGCCGAACCCGTGCGCGCCTGGTCGCACACCTACTGAGGCCACGCTTCGATGACGGAACATCACAAGGTTGGCCAGGACGGCATTCTCGAGGACGGTGTGAGCTTCCGCCCCGCCACGCAGGCGGACATCGAGACCTATCACCGTGCGGAGCAGCAGCTGGCGTCGATGCGCACGCCACGCTTCCTCCCGACGGGAGATGCGAACGCGCGACTGTTCGTCGCGTGCTTCGACGGTACCGGGAACGACATGCGCCACGATCCCGAGCACGCTACCGCGGTCGCGCGCGTGTGGCAGGGCGTCGAGGACGCCCGTCGCCGCGACCCGCGCATCGGCTCGGGGTACGTCGAAGGAATCGGCACGCAGAGCAACGCGGTCATCCGGCTCGCCGATGGCGCTGTCGGGTTCACTTACGACGACCGTATCGAGCGCATGTACCGCCTGTTCACCGAAAAGGCGGCGCAGTGGAAAGCGGAGAACCCGAATGTCGAGGTCCGTCTCGCGGACCTCGGCTTCTCGCGTGGCGCCGAAGAGGCAGCCGCGTTCGCGCGGATCGTGCACGAACGCGGCATCCAGGATCCGCGCGGCCTGCGGCAGGAACGCGGTGAACTGCATTACACGCTTCCGCCGTTGGTTCCGCCGGGACGCGTGGCGCAAGCGCTGGACCTCATCGATCCCGTGGGCACCGGAATGCCACGACTCTCGGACCGGCGGCCACCCGCGTCGGTGATGACCGGTTTCCAGATCGTCGCCGCGGACGAGCGCCGCAATCTGTTCCAGTCGACGAGCATTCTCGATGCGGGCGCATCCGCGGATGGCCGCTTCCTCTCGGTGACCGTCGCCGGCGCACACTCGAACGTGGGCGACAGCTATCACCACGACGGGCTCGGCACGCTGTCGTACAACCTCGTCGTCGACTCGCTCAATGGCCTGTCCGACACGCCGCTCGCGCAGAAGCGCGAGCTGCCGGTGGATCCCGGCCGATACGTCATCCACCGCTCCGAAGAAGGCGCGTTCTTCTATCGCACCTCCGTGTTCGACCGACACGGGGAACGTGGCCGGGTCGATGAGCTCGCGCCTCGCGGCTCGCCGGGCGACCGCTTCCATGCCCAGCCGCGCGACGAAGCACTCGCGTCGCAGTTCGAATTCCGGCCGGTCGCCATCGAGCGCGTTCCTGCCCAGTCGAACGCGGGCCTGCAGGCCGGTGCGACGCTGCAATCGGAAGCAGAGCCGGCGATGCGCCCCGCCGACGCCGCATTGCTTGCCCAGGCGCTGGACGGCGTGCATCGCCTCGACGCGCAGTTCGGTCGCACGCCCGACGCGGTCAGCGAGCGCGTCGCGACGGCATTGCTTCCGGTCGCGCGCGAGGCCGGGCTCGAACGCATCGACCGCGTCGTGCGGAGCGATGACGGCCGCCACCTGTTCGCCGTGCAGGGCGAGCTGATCTCACCGACGAATCGATGGGCACGCGTGGACGCATCGATCGCGGCGAACACGCCTGTGGAAACAAGCCTGCAGGCGCTGCATACGTTGAACATCGAGCTCGATCGGCGACGCGCGCTCGCGCCCGAAACGCCGGAACGTACTGCATCGCAACAGACGCAGACCGCGCCCCTTCGCACCATCGGCGCGTTCTGACGCTCAGCAGGTCTGCATCGAGATCGCCGAGCGGATCAGCAACGCGTCTTCGCCGCGCGCGATCGCCCAGGCATCGAGGCCGATGCCGAGTACGAGATTGGGGCTGAGTTGCGCAAGGTCGACTTCGGCCACACCCATGTCGTGGGCGTCGAGCTCGCGGTGTGCGTCGAGTGTGGCGGCGAGGCGTTCGGCCACGACGTGCATCGTGCCGTCGGTCATCTGGAATGCATGAAGTCGCATGCATGCCTCGCGGGCGACGCGAGCCGCCGAACGCAGTCGCAGCGGGCGACCACCGATTCGAGAGCCACCTACGAGGAGTCCCCGGCCGACGACGCCGGGGACTCATGCCTCACAGGAGGCGGCATCCGCACGGGGGCGGATCTGCGACGGAGAGCCGCCGCGCCATCACGCTGCGCCCACATGCGTTAGCCGTGCGTGAGGGCAAACGCGCACAAAAAACCCCGCGCCAGACGGTGCGGGGTGGAGAGGAATGTCGCGACCACGGTGATGCAAACCACGATCGCAGGATGTGCGAGCAGCTGTGAGATCGTCGTGATGGCCGCTTGCGACATCGACAAAATCGGTGCCGCACTGCAAAAAAAAGAAAGCCCCGACAAGGCCGGGGCAGGCAAGCGTCGTCGCCGCGCGACATCGATGCACTGATGTGCGGGGGCCGCGGTCGGTGCCGAAGCTTTGCTTGTCGGCGGCCTTGCGGCAAAGGTGCGGCGTCGCGGATTAACCGCTCCTGATTCGAGCGCGCGATGACGGCAGCGCATCTGTCGGCCATCGTCATGAGGAGGCGTCCGCATCCTCTTCCCAATGGAAGCGGTGCAGCAGTCGATGCGCGATCGGCGCAACGATCAGCCCCGCTGCAACGATGAACACCAGCCCCGCGTACAGCGCATAGAAGCCGGCGAAGAGCTTTGCGTGCTCCTCGCTCAGCGTGCCCACCGGCCCCATGCCGCCCAGCAGCATCGACGAATTGAGGAACGCGTCGACTGCCGATGTATTCGGCTGAAAGCGCATGAAGCCGGCCATGCCGATGCCTAGCGACAACGCAAGCAGGGCGACTGCGGCCAGAACGTGGCGGGCCACGCGTTCAAGGAACTGCGCGCGGCTGAGGAGCGGGGTTCGGCGGCTTTCGTACATGGCGCCGATGCTAGCGCGGCATGATCGGCCCGCCTACGATCGCGGACCATGGCCGACGAACGCTTCCTGCTGCGCGACGTGCGCGCCGAGGATCACCCCGCCCTGCTTGCGCTCAACGCGGCGTCGGTCGCGGTGTTGAGCCCGATGGATGCCACGCGGCTCCGGACGCTGCTGGCGCAGTGCGCGCTGTGCCGCGTGGTCGAAGAAGCGGGCGCCGTGCGCGCCTTCGTGCTCGCGCTTCGCGAAGGTGCGCCCTATGGCAGCGTCAACTACCGGTGGTTCGACGCGCGCTATTCGCGCTTTCTGTATGTCGACCGCGTGGTGGTCGACGCCCGTACCCGCGGTGCCGGGCTGGGCCAGCGCCTCTATGCCGACGTGTTCGATCGCGCGCGCTGCGACGACGTGCCCTGCGTTACGTGCGAGTTCGATCTCATTCCACCGAATCCGGCATCCGAGCGATTCCACGCGCGACAGGGCTTCGTCGAAGTGGGGCGGCAGACATTGCCTGGTGGCAAGCAGGTGAGCCTGCAGGTCGCCGATGTCGCCGCTCAGTCGATGCGGTAGACACGCGCCTTCGGGTGGTCCTCGTCGAGCTCGAGGAACCACCGCCCTGCGATGCCGGGCACCAGGCGGACGCTCGGCGCGTCGACCGGCTTCCGCAACGTCACCGTGCCCTTGAGCACCTTCCACTGCTGGCCGTTGTCGAGTTCGAACACGGTGCCCGGCGCCCATCCCGCGACGCTGCCGCGCACCGTGGCCGTCATCGCTTCGCTGTCGAGGCCGATGTACTGCATCGTGGCGGCCAACGGCGCACTACTCTCGCTCACCGCACCGCCCTGCATTCCGGCGGACGCAGTCGCGACGACTCGGGCATCGGCCTCACGCAGCAGCGCGTTCAGGCGGGCGAGCTGTTCGGGCGTCAGTCCGACCGACACGAGCTCTTCAGGCGTCAGCCGCTTCTCGATCGCGACGTAGCGATCGGCGGCGAAAGACTGCAGCGGGAGGAAGGTCGCCAGCAGGGCTACAAGCAAGGCGCGGCGCAAGGTCATGGCGGTCGGACGCGAACGGGGCGGCGACTACGTTATGACCGTGGTGTTGCAGTTCGGCGACAAGGCCGCGCTCAGGCATCGACGGGAAACGCAGGTCCGCGGCGGAGGCGGATCGGTCCGGAGGCCATCAACACCTCGGCGGACGGCACCACGCGCTCGCCCTGCGTCGCGACGATTAAACGCGCTTCGGCCATTGCCGCCGCCACCTGACGCACCTGCGGCATCAGCGTCCGCCATGCGTCTTCGGTTGCCTCCAGCGAGCGCGCGACCTCGGACGGGCAGACCGACGCGTCAGGCGATCGCGCGGACAGCAACGCGACGATGCTTTCGCGGATC
This region includes:
- a CDS encoding FtsX-like permease family protein produces the protein MPTALVLAWRQLRRDLRAGEVRILLAAIVLAVLAVTAVGFVTDRADRALAIEANRLVGGDAVLRGDDPPSARQRAASRAGGLRSTETRELTTMASVGEGDAQRLKLADLRALGDGFPLRGNFRLVDAKGRESTATHGPAAGTAWITRNGAQALDAKLGDIVTLGDAQFPIAAIVAQEPDASTDLFNIAPRVLIPLGDLARTGLVQPGSRVAYKLIVAGDAGAVERFTAVAKSSQLRGQRLDTIGSARPEVRSALDRAGRFLGLAAMVSVMLAAVAVAMAARRHSERHRAGAAVMRALGATQRRIVAIHVGELLLLGLGASLIGVVLAFAMQWGVGIWLAQKLAISIPPASFMPALQGLMLGLVVLIAFGAPPVLALRRVSALRVLRRDLDAVEPSAWLVGALGLAALGGLLWWKAGSATLGVAMLVGVVATLAVLALLAALLIVAVRALRTRLRGPLRYGLANVSRRAGASVAQVCALGLGLMALLLLTFVRTDLLDRWQQSLSADVPNRFIINVQPEQVGDVRAFIRGEGLEAPVLFPMIRAHLVSRNGTPVDPKTYADEDARRFAEREFNLSVADKPEASNRIVAGHWWTGVPRAPELSVEKRFADRLGWKVGDRVGFDVAGQPFEARITSLREVDWESFKPNFFVVASPHALDGYSASWITAVRVPASQPRFTARIVDRFPNLTVIDVDAVLAQVRATGDQVSTVVQVVFWFSLAAGVLVLMAAVTASQDERLLEGGVMRVLGAKRGQLRLAQASEFVAIGLLSGLVAAVAASVLSGVVATRVFDLPWHFDPTPAIAGALIGTIAALIAGLWATRRVLDAPPSTTLRELQA
- a CDS encoding XVIPCD domain-containing protein, whose product is MTEHHKVGQDGILEDGVSFRPATQADIETYHRAEQQLASMRTPRFLPTGDANARLFVACFDGTGNDMRHDPEHATAVARVWQGVEDARRRDPRIGSGYVEGIGTQSNAVIRLADGAVGFTYDDRIERMYRLFTEKAAQWKAENPNVEVRLADLGFSRGAEEAAAFARIVHERGIQDPRGLRQERGELHYTLPPLVPPGRVAQALDLIDPVGTGMPRLSDRRPPASVMTGFQIVAADERRNLFQSTSILDAGASADGRFLSVTVAGAHSNVGDSYHHDGLGTLSYNLVVDSLNGLSDTPLAQKRELPVDPGRYVIHRSEEGAFFYRTSVFDRHGERGRVDELAPRGSPGDRFHAQPRDEALASQFEFRPVAIERVPAQSNAGLQAGATLQSEAEPAMRPADAALLAQALDGVHRLDAQFGRTPDAVSERVATALLPVAREAGLERIDRVVRSDDGRHLFAVQGELISPTNRWARVDASIAANTPVETSLQALHTLNIELDRRRALAPETPERTASQQTQTAPLRTIGAF
- a CDS encoding GNAT family N-acetyltransferase translates to MADERFLLRDVRAEDHPALLALNAASVAVLSPMDATRLRTLLAQCALCRVVEEAGAVRAFVLALREGAPYGSVNYRWFDARYSRFLYVDRVVVDARTRGAGLGQRLYADVFDRARCDDVPCVTCEFDLIPPNPASERFHARQGFVEVGRQTLPGGKQVSLQVADVAAQSMR
- a CDS encoding DUF3253 domain-containing protein codes for the protein MTGDATIRESIVALLSARSPDASVCPSEVARSLEATEDAWRTLMPQVRQVAAAMAEARLIVATQGERVVPSAEVLMASGPIRLRRGPAFPVDA